From the Amia ocellicauda isolate fAmiCal2 chromosome 21, fAmiCal2.hap1, whole genome shotgun sequence genome, one window contains:
- the ahsa1a gene encoding activator of 90 kDa heat shock protein ATPase homolog 1a isoform X1: MAKWGEGDPRWIVEERADATNVNNWHWTERDATNWSSDKLKELLLAVRVENEEGSCEVTEVSKMEGEASINNRKGKLIFFYEWTLKMTWTGTSKSGIKYKGNIEVPNLSDENDMDDLDISVSLCKDEPKTPLTELMKKEGAKKVRLALGDYVTSLKTEFTQGMILPTANGMNKAQASQSKAKSEKTLIAPGGSSTTPNTGVKIPTCKFTVKETFLTSPEELYRIFLNQEMVQAFTHSAAVVDGDKGGKFRLMEGNVCGEFLDLVPEEKIVMKWRYKTWPCEHYATITVNFINRSHETELKVECKGVPVSEEERTRQGWQRYYFEGIKQTFGYGARLY, from the exons ATGGCCAAGTGGGGAGAAGGAGACCCTCGCTGGATCGTAGAGGAGAGGGCCGATGCCACCAACGTCAACAACTGGCACTG GACAGAACGAGATGCTACAAACTGGTCCAGCGATAAGCTGAAGGAGCTACTGCTGGCGGTGCGGGTGGAGAACGAGGAGGGCAGCTGTGAGGTGACCGAAGTGAGCAAGATGGAGGGAGAGGCCTCCATCAACAACCGCAAAGGGAAACTCATCTTCTTCTATGAGTGGACTTTGAAAATGACATGGACTG GGACatcaaagtctggaataaaatacaaaggcAATATAGAGGTTCCTAACCTTTCAGATGAAAATGACATGGATGACTTGGAC atCTCTGTCTCACTTTGCAAAGATGAACCTAAGACACCATTGACTGAACTGATGAAGAAAGAAGGAGCAAAAAAAGTACGATTGGCGCTGGGTGACTATGTAACATCCCTAAAAACAG AGTTCACTCAAGGCATGATCTTGCCCACTGCAAACGGCATGAATAAAGCACAAGCATCACAGTCTAAAGCTAAATCGGAGAAAACTCTG ATCGCTCCTGGTGGCTCGTCGACGACTCCTAATACGGGAGTGAAGATCCCCACTTGCAAGTTCACTGTGAAGGAGACTTTCCTGACCTCCCCGGAGGAGCTCTACAGGATCTTTCTTAATCAGGAG ATGGTGCAAGCTTTCACCCACTCCGCCGCTGTCGTAGACGGTGATAAAGGGGGGAAATTTCGGCTCATGGAGGGCAACGTCTGCGGCGAATTCCTAGATCTG GTTCCAGAAGAAAAAATAGTTATGAAATGGAGGTATAAGACCTGGCCCTGCG AACATTATGCAACCATCACGGTTAATTTCATAAACCGAAGTCACGAGACTGAACTCAAGGTAGAGTGTAAAGGAGTTCCAGTGAGTGAAGAGGAACGGACCAGACAAGGCTGGCAGCGCTATTACTTTGAGGGAATTAAACAGACTTTTGGTTATGGCGCACGGCTCTATTGA
- the ahsa1a gene encoding activator of 90 kDa heat shock protein ATPase homolog 1a isoform X2: protein MNRNTNKIKTERDATNWSSDKLKELLLAVRVENEEGSCEVTEVSKMEGEASINNRKGKLIFFYEWTLKMTWTGTSKSGIKYKGNIEVPNLSDENDMDDLDISVSLCKDEPKTPLTELMKKEGAKKVRLALGDYVTSLKTEFTQGMILPTANGMNKAQASQSKAKSEKTLIAPGGSSTTPNTGVKIPTCKFTVKETFLTSPEELYRIFLNQEMVQAFTHSAAVVDGDKGGKFRLMEGNVCGEFLDLVPEEKIVMKWRYKTWPCEHYATITVNFINRSHETELKVECKGVPVSEEERTRQGWQRYYFEGIKQTFGYGARLY, encoded by the exons ATGAAccgcaatacaaataaaataaa GACAGAACGAGATGCTACAAACTGGTCCAGCGATAAGCTGAAGGAGCTACTGCTGGCGGTGCGGGTGGAGAACGAGGAGGGCAGCTGTGAGGTGACCGAAGTGAGCAAGATGGAGGGAGAGGCCTCCATCAACAACCGCAAAGGGAAACTCATCTTCTTCTATGAGTGGACTTTGAAAATGACATGGACTG GGACatcaaagtctggaataaaatacaaaggcAATATAGAGGTTCCTAACCTTTCAGATGAAAATGACATGGATGACTTGGAC atCTCTGTCTCACTTTGCAAAGATGAACCTAAGACACCATTGACTGAACTGATGAAGAAAGAAGGAGCAAAAAAAGTACGATTGGCGCTGGGTGACTATGTAACATCCCTAAAAACAG AGTTCACTCAAGGCATGATCTTGCCCACTGCAAACGGCATGAATAAAGCACAAGCATCACAGTCTAAAGCTAAATCGGAGAAAACTCTG ATCGCTCCTGGTGGCTCGTCGACGACTCCTAATACGGGAGTGAAGATCCCCACTTGCAAGTTCACTGTGAAGGAGACTTTCCTGACCTCCCCGGAGGAGCTCTACAGGATCTTTCTTAATCAGGAG ATGGTGCAAGCTTTCACCCACTCCGCCGCTGTCGTAGACGGTGATAAAGGGGGGAAATTTCGGCTCATGGAGGGCAACGTCTGCGGCGAATTCCTAGATCTG GTTCCAGAAGAAAAAATAGTTATGAAATGGAGGTATAAGACCTGGCCCTGCG AACATTATGCAACCATCACGGTTAATTTCATAAACCGAAGTCACGAGACTGAACTCAAGGTAGAGTGTAAAGGAGTTCCAGTGAGTGAAGAGGAACGGACCAGACAAGGCTGGCAGCGCTATTACTTTGAGGGAATTAAACAGACTTTTGGTTATGGCGCACGGCTCTATTGA